A region of Photobacterium sanguinicancri DNA encodes the following proteins:
- a CDS encoding bifunctional metallophosphatase/5'-nucleotidase gives MKKQLLTSAILLALSGAAFAADGDITDVTILGTSDIHGHFMPWDYASDKLNMRGSLSQIATKVKQVRQEQSNVILVDAGDTIQGNFVETFKDEPVDPMMLGFNEMSYDVWVLGNHEFDFGLKVLNRSLSQFEGQSLGGNIKRADGNPFLPAHTIIERNGIKIGVIGMDTPMTAVFAEGTNRLNGMTFTNPSLEVKKVIKQIDDKVDAIVLVAHMGLDNENNIKDTGVTDIANANPEIDAIVAGHMHTRIDKAVVNGVIITEPDKYGRALSRIDLQFEERDGQFTLVNKDSFTYKIQGTDSDKKMESLYAPYHKRLRENANRSVAELTGTDLVPENEIKGIPQVHIQDTGISALYQEASMHYAPMANVIALQIDNDKAELDVGPIKAKDIAFNYQYAGGEITVYEMTGKELKTYMEWSAGYFNSVKDGDVTYSFNPERRSSKYSTNDFFAGVTYTIDLTEPAGKRIKDLKFADNSLITDTTPIHLGMNSYRMGHLTKAGGVLEGRKFPVLFDTEEEFGEEAGTIRNLTIKYLTDVKHGQYEGKPMHRWHLAGLTGFEKEAKIVKDLVNSGKISVPTSEDGRYTNVAALNVKDKIFSNKASMEKVLASLQHTVKTAKNDVEKRAAQRDIVLIENLNSF, from the coding sequence ATGAAAAAGCAGTTACTTACTTCTGCCATACTTCTTGCGTTAAGCGGAGCTGCATTTGCAGCTGACGGTGATATTACCGATGTCACTATTCTGGGGACATCTGACATTCATGGTCATTTCATGCCTTGGGACTACGCAAGCGATAAGCTAAATATGCGTGGTAGCCTTAGTCAAATAGCCACCAAAGTAAAACAAGTTCGCCAAGAGCAAAGCAATGTTATTTTGGTTGATGCGGGCGATACCATTCAAGGTAACTTTGTTGAAACATTTAAAGATGAGCCAGTTGATCCTATGATGCTGGGTTTCAACGAAATGTCTTACGATGTATGGGTATTGGGTAACCACGAATTTGATTTCGGCTTGAAGGTGCTAAACCGTTCATTATCGCAATTTGAAGGCCAATCACTTGGTGGCAACATTAAACGTGCAGATGGTAACCCTTTTCTACCCGCTCATACCATTATTGAACGTAACGGCATTAAAATTGGTGTTATCGGCATGGATACACCGATGACTGCAGTTTTCGCTGAAGGCACTAATCGCCTAAATGGCATGACCTTTACCAACCCTTCACTGGAAGTTAAAAAAGTCATCAAGCAAATCGACGATAAAGTTGATGCGATTGTGTTAGTTGCGCACATGGGCTTAGATAACGAGAACAATATTAAAGACACTGGCGTTACCGATATTGCCAATGCCAACCCAGAAATTGATGCCATTGTTGCTGGTCATATGCACACCCGTATCGACAAAGCAGTTGTAAACGGCGTTATCATCACCGAACCAGACAAATATGGCCGTGCTCTTTCTCGTATTGATCTTCAATTTGAAGAGCGTGATGGTCAGTTCACTCTCGTCAATAAAGACAGCTTCACCTACAAAATTCAAGGCACCGATTCTGATAAGAAAATGGAAAGCTTGTATGCCCCTTATCACAAGCGCCTGCGTGAAAACGCAAATCGCTCGGTCGCGGAACTAACAGGTACTGATCTTGTTCCTGAAAATGAAATTAAAGGCATACCGCAAGTTCATATTCAAGACACGGGTATTAGTGCGCTATACCAAGAAGCCAGCATGCATTACGCGCCTATGGCCAATGTGATTGCACTTCAAATTGATAACGACAAAGCTGAACTTGATGTTGGCCCAATCAAAGCGAAAGACATTGCTTTCAACTACCAATACGCTGGTGGTGAAATTACCGTTTATGAAATGACGGGGAAAGAGCTGAAAACCTACATGGAATGGTCGGCTGGCTACTTTAACAGTGTAAAAGATGGCGATGTGACTTACAGCTTCAACCCTGAACGTCGCTCATCAAAATACTCAACCAACGACTTCTTTGCTGGCGTGACTTACACCATTGATTTAACAGAGCCCGCAGGCAAACGTATTAAAGATCTTAAGTTTGCTGACAACAGCCTGATCACAGATACCACCCCTATTCATCTTGGTATGAACAGCTACCGTATGGGCCACTTAACTAAAGCGGGTGGCGTATTGGAAGGTCGTAAATTCCCTGTCTTATTTGATACAGAAGAAGAGTTCGGCGAGGAAGCCGGTACTATTCGTAACCTCACCATTAAGTACTTAACAGATGTTAAGCATGGCCAGTACGAAGGTAAGCCAATGCATCGCTGGCATTTGGCTGGATTAACAGGCTTTGAAAAAGAAGCGAAGATCGTTAAAGATCTCGTGAACAGCGGTAAGATCTCAGTACCTACTAGTGAAGACGGCCGTTACACCAATGTAGCTGCTCTTAATGTGAAAGATAAAATTTTCAGCAATAAAGCAAGCATGGAAAAAGTGCTTGCAAGCTTACAACACACGGTTAAAACAGCGAAAAATGATGTTGAAAAACGCGCTGCACAACGTGACATCGTTCTGATCGAAAACTTAAACAGCTTTTAA
- a CDS encoding HAD family hydrolase, producing the protein MQAICFDFDGTLIDSEVFHAQNWSHYIASVGGDISQPQFLSHYAGLPWPKVAAVLKTQFSLPQEIHHILYDMETLTRERLQQGRIPAMPGVDRALKQLHGQCPLMVVTGSPREYVEGILDSLGWLSLFDGVVTGQDVANNKPSPEIYQLACKQLNEKPDRVIAVEDSLTGVTSSLSAGLPTILVNPDLPQWNVDVHDSFSSMEEAQVLLHRMIA; encoded by the coding sequence ATGCAGGCTATTTGTTTCGATTTTGATGGCACATTAATAGATTCGGAAGTTTTTCATGCACAGAATTGGTCGCATTATATTGCATCTGTAGGTGGGGACATTTCACAGCCTCAGTTTCTTTCTCATTATGCTGGTTTGCCTTGGCCGAAAGTAGCGGCTGTTTTGAAGACCCAGTTTTCCCTGCCTCAAGAAATTCATCATATTTTGTATGACATGGAAACACTGACACGCGAAAGGCTACAGCAAGGACGAATACCTGCTATGCCGGGTGTTGATCGCGCGTTAAAGCAATTACATGGTCAGTGTCCACTTATGGTGGTAACGGGTTCGCCGCGTGAATATGTTGAAGGCATTTTAGATAGCTTAGGTTGGTTATCGCTTTTTGATGGTGTTGTGACGGGGCAAGATGTCGCGAATAACAAGCCATCCCCAGAAATTTATCAGCTGGCTTGTAAGCAATTAAACGAAAAACCTGATCGTGTGATTGCAGTAGAAGACAGTTTAACGGGTGTCACCTCATCGTTATCAGCGGGTTTACCAACAATACTAGTGAACCCAGATTTGCCACAATGGAATGTGGACGTGCACGACTCTTTTTCATCAATGGAAGAAGCGCAAGTGTTGCTTCATCGAATGATAGCGTAA
- the ald gene encoding alanine dehydrogenase, with the protein MIIGVPKEIKVHEYRVGMVPASVSEAVAHGHKVYVETLAGSGIGFSDQDYIDAGAQILPTATDVFAEAEMIVKVKEPQAVERAMLREGQILFTYLHLAPDPEQTIDLVNSKAVCIAYETVTDNQGRLPLLAPMSEVAGRMSIQAGAFALEKSKGGRGMLLGGVPGVEPAKVVIIGGGVVGANAAQMAVGLRANVVVLDRNIDVLRHLDAQFGGDVQCVYSTKDAIEKHVLEADLVIGGVLVAGAAAPKLVTAEMIKAMKPGAAIVDVAIDQGGCVETSHATTHSDPTYIVDDVVHYCVANMPGAVARTSTFALNNVTLPYILQLADKGYKQALQDDKHLLNGLNVYRGQITCEEVSEALDMPYVAPEAAIA; encoded by the coding sequence ATGATTATTGGCGTACCTAAGGAAATTAAAGTTCACGAATACCGTGTAGGTATGGTTCCAGCATCTGTAAGTGAAGCAGTAGCGCATGGCCATAAAGTATATGTAGAAACGCTAGCGGGTTCAGGGATTGGTTTTAGTGACCAAGACTATATTGATGCTGGTGCACAAATTCTGCCAACAGCTACAGATGTTTTCGCTGAAGCTGAAATGATTGTTAAAGTTAAAGAACCGCAGGCTGTTGAGCGTGCGATGCTTCGTGAAGGTCAAATCTTATTTACTTACCTTCACCTTGCTCCAGATCCAGAACAAACGATTGACCTTGTCAACAGTAAAGCAGTGTGTATCGCTTACGAAACAGTGACCGATAACCAAGGCCGTCTACCGCTTCTTGCGCCTATGTCTGAAGTGGCGGGTCGTATGTCGATTCAAGCCGGTGCTTTTGCCCTAGAAAAATCAAAAGGCGGCCGCGGCATGCTACTGGGTGGCGTACCAGGTGTTGAGCCTGCGAAAGTGGTTATCATCGGTGGTGGTGTAGTCGGTGCAAACGCAGCACAAATGGCCGTTGGCCTACGTGCTAATGTCGTGGTACTTGACCGTAATATCGATGTATTACGTCACTTAGATGCGCAGTTTGGCGGTGATGTACAGTGTGTTTACTCAACTAAAGATGCGATTGAAAAGCACGTATTAGAAGCTGACCTTGTTATTGGTGGTGTATTGGTAGCGGGCGCAGCAGCACCAAAACTAGTCACTGCTGAAATGATTAAAGCGATGAAACCTGGCGCTGCAATCGTAGATGTTGCTATCGACCAAGGTGGTTGTGTTGAAACTTCACACGCCACAACGCACAGTGACCCAACATACATTGTTGATGATGTGGTTCACTACTGTGTAGCTAACATGCCGGGTGCCGTTGCACGTACTTCTACGTTTGCACTGAACAATGTAACGCTTCCATACATTCTTCAGCTAGCAGACAAAGGTTACAAACAAGCACTACAAGATGATAAGCATCTTCTAAACGGCTTGAATGTATACCGTGGTCAGATTACTTGCGAAGAAGTGTCTGAAGCACTAGATATGCCATACGTCGCACCAGAAGCTGCCATTGCGTAA
- the arsJ gene encoding organoarsenical effux MFS transporter ArsJ, giving the protein MIATFSQLPQQVRQYMLVTFNYWNFTITDGALRMLVVLHFHHLGYTPLQIASLFLFYEFFGVVTNLIGGWLGAKLGLNKTMNIGLAMQVAALFMLAVPADSLTVLWVMLAQAISGIAKDLNKMSAKSAIKTLVPNEQQGALYKWIAILTGSKNALKGAGFFLGGALLAWLGFQGAVVLMASVLAVVLIISLTLLKKDLGKAKKAVKFKEIFSKSRSINILSAARMFLFGARDVWFVVALPVYLGQVFGWDHLWVGGFLALWVIAYGFVQGFAPRITGKAQGVVPDGRVALIWVAVLAFITGAIALGVQYDWQPQFTIVFGLLVFGAVFAVNSSLHSYLIVSYAKGDGVSLDVGFYYMANAMGRLIGTILSGWVYQAAGLAACLWVSFGFLVITTLISIGLPQHKLASAQ; this is encoded by the coding sequence ATGATCGCGACTTTTTCACAATTACCGCAGCAAGTGCGCCAATACATGCTGGTGACGTTCAATTATTGGAATTTCACCATCACAGATGGCGCTTTACGCATGCTGGTGGTGCTGCATTTTCATCATTTGGGTTATACGCCACTGCAAATTGCGTCTTTATTTTTGTTCTATGAATTCTTTGGCGTTGTTACCAACCTTATTGGTGGTTGGCTAGGGGCGAAACTTGGCTTAAATAAAACCATGAATATTGGTTTAGCCATGCAAGTCGCCGCCTTGTTTATGCTTGCTGTGCCTGCCGATTCACTCACTGTGTTGTGGGTGATGCTTGCACAAGCTATCTCTGGCATCGCCAAAGACTTAAATAAGATGAGTGCAAAAAGCGCGATAAAAACCCTAGTGCCTAACGAACAACAAGGCGCCCTGTATAAATGGATTGCGATTCTTACGGGTTCAAAAAATGCCCTTAAAGGCGCAGGCTTTTTTCTTGGTGGGGCATTGCTGGCTTGGCTCGGATTTCAAGGTGCGGTTGTACTCATGGCGTCTGTGCTGGCGGTCGTGTTAATAATAAGCCTGACCTTGCTAAAGAAAGACTTAGGTAAAGCAAAGAAAGCCGTAAAATTTAAGGAAATTTTCTCTAAGAGTCGCAGCATCAACATTCTATCCGCAGCTCGAATGTTTTTGTTCGGGGCGCGTGATGTTTGGTTTGTAGTGGCACTTCCTGTCTATCTTGGTCAAGTGTTTGGTTGGGATCACTTGTGGGTTGGTGGTTTTCTTGCACTTTGGGTTATAGCTTACGGTTTTGTGCAAGGCTTTGCACCGCGCATAACAGGCAAGGCACAGGGTGTCGTACCTGATGGCCGTGTAGCTTTGATTTGGGTCGCCGTTTTAGCCTTTATTACTGGTGCAATTGCGTTGGGAGTTCAGTATGACTGGCAACCGCAATTTACCATTGTATTTGGCTTATTGGTCTTTGGTGCCGTATTTGCAGTTAACTCTTCACTTCACTCGTACCTTATTGTGAGTTATGCAAAAGGTGATGGCGTATCTTTGGATGTCGGCTTTTACTATATGGCCAACGCGATGGGGCGTTTAATTGGTACGATTCTATCTGGCTGGGTGTATCAAGCCGCAGGGTTAGCTGCTTGCTTGTGGGTATCGTTTGGCTTTTTGGTTATCACAACCCTGATTTCTATTGGTTTGCCACAGCATAAGTTAGCATCTGCACAATAG
- a CDS encoding DUF2799 domain-containing protein, protein MNKWLLPIFTGMSLSGCVLQPQLAFNDDTAWKNYGYETALSGMIKNSEDDLRSRDKMKSLQATGYQAYSDGYELGRTEYCTQNAFILGVKNQAYHGICDRLDWTFRQDYISGRTSRAGRSF, encoded by the coding sequence ATGAATAAATGGCTTCTACCAATTTTTACGGGCATGTCATTGTCGGGTTGTGTACTGCAGCCACAATTGGCATTTAATGACGATACTGCATGGAAAAATTATGGCTATGAAACGGCACTTTCAGGAATGATAAAAAATTCGGAAGATGACCTACGAAGCCGAGATAAAATGAAGTCGTTGCAAGCAACGGGCTATCAAGCCTATAGTGACGGCTATGAGTTAGGGCGAACAGAATATTGTACACAAAATGCTTTTATACTCGGCGTTAAAAACCAAGCATATCATGGCATTTGTGATCGCTTAGACTGGACGTTCCGACAAGACTATATCAGCGGGCGTACAAGTCGTGCTGGCCGTTCATTTTAA
- the rsgA gene encoding ribosome small subunit-dependent GTPase A, producing MNTKPTLAQLGWRPFFRQQLTLEELTDFQIGRVVEQHRSGAIVMSEQGQASLMQSPQSDRLCVGDWVLFDDNLKLHRLLERQSLFERKAPGSKLDTQLIASNVDSLLVVCSLNNDFKLSRIERYLALAKDAEVEPVIVLTKEDQCDDADEKRKQVQDLDPFMMVHAINALDPEHLKELSGYCSLGKTLALVGSSGVGKSTLVNGLMGFEAQLTAGIREDDSKGRHTTTSRALKWMPQGGLLMDTPGMRELQLTDCEKGVNDTFSEITELADQCRFADCQHGSEPGCAIQAALAEGTLAERRFISYQKLLREQAFNGATLAEKRTKDKAFGKMISTIQNESRQRKKGF from the coding sequence ATGAATACAAAACCGACATTAGCTCAACTTGGGTGGCGTCCATTTTTCCGACAACAACTCACACTTGAAGAGCTGACTGATTTTCAGATTGGTCGCGTTGTTGAACAGCATCGTAGCGGTGCGATTGTAATGAGTGAACAAGGTCAAGCAAGCCTAATGCAATCGCCACAGAGTGATCGACTTTGTGTCGGTGATTGGGTGCTATTTGATGATAATTTGAAACTTCATCGCCTGTTAGAGCGTCAATCATTGTTCGAACGTAAAGCGCCTGGATCTAAACTGGACACACAGTTGATCGCATCTAATGTTGATAGCTTGCTGGTGGTGTGCTCATTAAATAACGACTTTAAACTGAGTCGCATTGAACGTTACTTGGCCTTAGCCAAAGATGCAGAAGTCGAGCCTGTGATAGTTCTGACGAAAGAAGATCAGTGCGACGATGCAGACGAGAAACGCAAACAAGTTCAAGATTTAGACCCGTTTATGATGGTGCATGCCATTAATGCGCTAGACCCAGAACACCTTAAAGAACTGTCTGGTTACTGTAGCTTAGGCAAAACCTTGGCATTGGTTGGGTCTTCAGGTGTTGGGAAATCTACATTGGTCAATGGCTTAATGGGTTTTGAAGCTCAGCTCACCGCAGGTATTCGTGAAGATGACAGCAAAGGCCGCCATACCACCACATCTCGTGCCTTAAAGTGGATGCCACAAGGTGGCTTGTTGATGGATACCCCAGGAATGCGTGAATTGCAGCTGACAGATTGCGAAAAAGGGGTGAATGATACCTTTAGCGAAATCACAGAGCTTGCAGATCAATGTCGCTTTGCTGACTGTCAGCATGGCAGTGAACCCGGCTGTGCGATTCAAGCTGCATTAGCAGAGGGAACCCTAGCGGAAAGGCGTTTTATCAGTTACCAAAAGCTGTTGCGTGAACAAGCGTTTAATGGTGCTACCTTGGCTGAGAAACGCACTAAAGATAAAGCCTTCGGTAAAATGATTAGCACGATTCAAAATGAATCACGCCAGCGTAAAAAAGGCTTTTAA
- a CDS encoding glycerophosphodiester phosphodiesterase family protein gives MISGHRGARALAPENTLAGIKKAAECGATWVEMDVQLSADRVPVMIHDKTVNRCTNGRGSVGKMSLETLKQLDANAKFMGDGKDLYIGEQIPTLQEALLLCDQLDITMNLEIKIHRKAEVLPLVEQIVQTVKQLNFPLDKLVFSSFDLGVLTYCKTLYPEVRRGLITSKNRRNMMGKAQDLSLYSIHYDQSKLTESMATKIKTAGLQLHIWTMNEPDKAAMFRSWGVDNIITDYPNKF, from the coding sequence ATGATTTCAGGCCATCGTGGTGCACGCGCGCTTGCACCAGAAAACACCCTAGCTGGCATTAAGAAGGCTGCTGAATGTGGCGCAACATGGGTAGAAATGGACGTGCAGCTTAGCGCGGATCGGGTTCCAGTAATGATCCACGATAAAACCGTGAACCGCTGTACTAATGGCCGTGGTAGCGTTGGAAAGATGTCGCTGGAAACATTAAAACAGCTCGATGCAAACGCCAAGTTCATGGGCGATGGCAAAGATTTGTATATCGGAGAGCAAATTCCAACCTTGCAAGAGGCACTGCTTCTTTGCGACCAGCTTGATATTACGATGAACTTAGAAATTAAGATCCACCGTAAAGCAGAAGTGCTCCCACTGGTTGAACAGATAGTACAGACCGTTAAGCAGCTTAATTTTCCGCTCGATAAACTGGTATTTTCCAGCTTCGATCTGGGTGTGCTTACTTACTGTAAAACGCTCTACCCAGAAGTACGTCGTGGCCTGATTACCTCAAAAAACAGACGTAATATGATGGGAAAAGCACAAGACCTGTCGCTGTACAGTATTCATTACGATCAGAGTAAGCTCACCGAAAGTATGGCAACCAAAATTAAAACCGCTGGTTTGCAATTACACATCTGGACCATGAATGAGCCCGATAAAGCCGCTATGTTCCGCTCATGGGGCGTCGATAACATCATCACTGATTACCCGAATAAATTTTAG